In Centropristis striata isolate RG_2023a ecotype Rhode Island chromosome 1, C.striata_1.0, whole genome shotgun sequence, one DNA window encodes the following:
- the LOC131979543 gene encoding nocturnin-like isoform X1 gives METMVCPMGGSSTRLYSDLTPTLSSSVPPSLHTEDSNLDPDFCQEQKGSPLCPPDPVELLRQCEEALRDRAPRLHRKFTQLTDGDSAPRRPIRVMQWNILAQALGEGLDNFVQCPPEALSWSRRKYLILEEILSYRPDIVCLQEVDHYYDTLQPVLAGLGYSSSFCPKPWSPCLDVEGNNGPDGCALFYDQTRYELLDTSNIRLCAMRIPTNQVAVVTMLRCRTSGRCVCVGVTHLKARSGWEWLRSAQGSDLLRHLQTLVQKQDSSSRDVPLLVCGDFNAVPSEEVYRRFSTSPLSLDSAYKKLSEDGLTEPEFTSWKIRPTGECCTTLDYIWYSPGALRVDAVLNMPTEEQIGPNRLPSFSYPSDHLSLVCDFSFKEEEE, from the exons ATGGAGACAATGG TGTGTCCGATGGGTGGCTCCTCCACTCGTCTCTACAGCGACCTGACTCCGACCCTCAGCTCCTCCGTCCCTCCGTCCCTCCACACTGAAGACTCAAACCTGGATCCAGACTTCTGCCAG gAGCAGAAGGGGTCCCCGTTATGTCCCCCCGACCCCGTGGAGCTGCTGCGTCAGTGTGAGGAGGCCCTCAGGGACCGAGCGCCGCGCCTCCACAGGAAGTTCACCCAGCTCACAGATGGAGACAGCGCCCCCCGCAGACCCATCAGGGTGATGCAGTGGAACATACTGGCCCAAG CTCTGGGCGAGGGTCTTGATAACTTTGTCCAGTGTCCCCCGGAGGCCCTGAGCTGGTCCCGGAGGAAGTACCTGATCCTGGAGGAGATCCTGAGCTACCGGCCCGACATCGTGTGTCTGCAGGAGGTGGACCACTACTACGACACGCTGCAGCCGGTGCTGGCCGGtctgggctacagcagcagcttCTGCCCCAAGCCCTGGTCTCCATGTCTGGACGTGGAGGGAAACAACGGGCCCGACGGCTGCGCCCTCTTCTACGACCAGACACGCTACGAGCTGCTGGACACCAGCAACATACGCCTCTGTGCCATGAGGATCCCAACCAACCAG GTTGCCGTGGTGACGATGCTGCGCTGCCGGACCTCGggcaggtgtgtgtgcgtgggcgTGACCCACCTGAAGGCTCGCTCCGGGTGGGAGTGGCTCCGCAGCGCTCAGGGCTCCGACCTGCTGCGCCACCTGCAGACTCTGGTCCAGAAACAGGACTCCTCCTCCCGCGACGTCCCCCTGCTCGTCTGCGGAGACTTCAACGCCGTCCCGTCGGAGGAGGTGTACCGCCGCTTCAGCACCTCCCCCCTCAGCCTGGACTCCGCCTACAAGAAGCTCAGCGAGGACGGTTTAACCGAGCCGGAGTTCACCTCGTGGAAGATCCGTCCGACGGGGGAGTGCTGCACCACCCTGGACTACATCTGGTACAGCCCCGGCGCTCTGAGGGTGGACGCCGTTTTAAACATGCCCACCGAGGAGCAGATTGGACCCAACAGGCTCCCGTCCTTCAGCTACCCCTCCGACCATCTGTCTCTGGTCTGTGACTTCAGCtttaaggaggaggaggagtga
- the LOC131979543 gene encoding nocturnin-like isoform X2, whose protein sequence is MGGSSTRLYSDLTPTLSSSVPPSLHTEDSNLDPDFCQEQKGSPLCPPDPVELLRQCEEALRDRAPRLHRKFTQLTDGDSAPRRPIRVMQWNILAQALGEGLDNFVQCPPEALSWSRRKYLILEEILSYRPDIVCLQEVDHYYDTLQPVLAGLGYSSSFCPKPWSPCLDVEGNNGPDGCALFYDQTRYELLDTSNIRLCAMRIPTNQVAVVTMLRCRTSGRCVCVGVTHLKARSGWEWLRSAQGSDLLRHLQTLVQKQDSSSRDVPLLVCGDFNAVPSEEVYRRFSTSPLSLDSAYKKLSEDGLTEPEFTSWKIRPTGECCTTLDYIWYSPGALRVDAVLNMPTEEQIGPNRLPSFSYPSDHLSLVCDFSFKEEEE, encoded by the exons ATGGGTGGCTCCTCCACTCGTCTCTACAGCGACCTGACTCCGACCCTCAGCTCCTCCGTCCCTCCGTCCCTCCACACTGAAGACTCAAACCTGGATCCAGACTTCTGCCAG gAGCAGAAGGGGTCCCCGTTATGTCCCCCCGACCCCGTGGAGCTGCTGCGTCAGTGTGAGGAGGCCCTCAGGGACCGAGCGCCGCGCCTCCACAGGAAGTTCACCCAGCTCACAGATGGAGACAGCGCCCCCCGCAGACCCATCAGGGTGATGCAGTGGAACATACTGGCCCAAG CTCTGGGCGAGGGTCTTGATAACTTTGTCCAGTGTCCCCCGGAGGCCCTGAGCTGGTCCCGGAGGAAGTACCTGATCCTGGAGGAGATCCTGAGCTACCGGCCCGACATCGTGTGTCTGCAGGAGGTGGACCACTACTACGACACGCTGCAGCCGGTGCTGGCCGGtctgggctacagcagcagcttCTGCCCCAAGCCCTGGTCTCCATGTCTGGACGTGGAGGGAAACAACGGGCCCGACGGCTGCGCCCTCTTCTACGACCAGACACGCTACGAGCTGCTGGACACCAGCAACATACGCCTCTGTGCCATGAGGATCCCAACCAACCAG GTTGCCGTGGTGACGATGCTGCGCTGCCGGACCTCGggcaggtgtgtgtgcgtgggcgTGACCCACCTGAAGGCTCGCTCCGGGTGGGAGTGGCTCCGCAGCGCTCAGGGCTCCGACCTGCTGCGCCACCTGCAGACTCTGGTCCAGAAACAGGACTCCTCCTCCCGCGACGTCCCCCTGCTCGTCTGCGGAGACTTCAACGCCGTCCCGTCGGAGGAGGTGTACCGCCGCTTCAGCACCTCCCCCCTCAGCCTGGACTCCGCCTACAAGAAGCTCAGCGAGGACGGTTTAACCGAGCCGGAGTTCACCTCGTGGAAGATCCGTCCGACGGGGGAGTGCTGCACCACCCTGGACTACATCTGGTACAGCCCCGGCGCTCTGAGGGTGGACGCCGTTTTAAACATGCCCACCGAGGAGCAGATTGGACCCAACAGGCTCCCGTCCTTCAGCTACCCCTCCGACCATCTGTCTCTGGTCTGTGACTTCAGCtttaaggaggaggaggagtga
- the dgke gene encoding diacylglycerol kinase epsilon: MYEEGDEVQEDGGSRSREEWTLLFWTSLAVIVPVIITLWCSAQRSKRKTHMKDFFRKSKHGWHYTDLFSKPTYCCVCSQHILQGAFCDCCGVCADEQCLRRADRSLACKEILGPCSPDGAMEHRWVRGNVPLASYCAVCKQQCGTQPKLCDFRCVWCQNTVHDDCMDSLMVKDRCELGEFHSLIIPPHYLYRVNKLRRRQPDEYSKLAASCGSSWTPVLVLANTRSGNNMGEALLGEFRTLLNPVQVFDLSELTPSKALQLCTLLPPGSVRVLVCGGDGTVGWVLDAIDTMKLKGQDLFIPRVTILPLGTGNDLSNTLGWGAGYAGEIPVEQVLRNILDAEVVKMDRWKVQVASKGLYFRKPKVLSMNNYFSVGPDALMALNFHTHREKTPSFFSSRIINKTVYFLYGTKDCLVQECKDLDKRIELELDGERVALPSLEGIIVCNIGYWGGGCRLWEGMGDEPCPPTRLDDGLLEVVGVFGSFHCAQIQVKLANPVRLGQAHTVRLVLKSSKMPMQVDGEPWAQGPCTVTITHKTQVLMLYHSSEQTDDDEDESSASETESPTPQDSPRPPGPASARA, encoded by the exons ATGTACGAGGAGGGGGACGAGGTGCAGGAGGACGGCGGGTCCCGGAGCCGGGAGGAGTGGACCCTCCTCTTCTGGACCTCCCTGGCCGTCATCGTGCCGGTCATCATCACCCTGTGGTGCAGCGCGCAGCGCTCCAAGCGGAAAACGCACATGAAGGATTTCTTCCGCAAGAGCAAGCACGGCTGGCACTACACGGACCTGTTCTCCAAGCCCACCTACTGCTGCGTCTGCTCGCAGCACATCCTGCAGGGGGCTTTCTGCGACTGCTGCGGGGTCTGCGCAGACGAGCAGTGCCTGCGCAGGGCCGACCGCAGCCTGGCCTGCAAGGAGATCCTGGGCCCCTGCAGCCCGGACGGGGCCATGGAGCACCGCTGGGTCCGCGGGAACGTCCCCCTGGCCTCCTACTGCGCAGTGTGCAAGCAGCAGTGCGGGACGCAGCCCAAACTCTGCGACTTCAG gtgtgtgtggtgtcaGAACACGGTGCACGATGACTGCATGGACAGCCTGATGGTGAAGGACCGCTGTGAGCTGGGCGAGTTCCACAGCCTCATCATCCCCCCCCACTACCTCTACCGCGTCAACAAGCTGCGGCGCCGCCAGCCCGACGAGTACAGCAAG ctgGCAGCTTCCTGTGGCAGCAGCTGGACTCCAGTCTTGGTCCTGGCCAACACTCGCAGCGGTAACAACATGGGGGAGGCTCTGCTGGGAGAATTTCGCACCCTTCTGAATCCTGTACAG gTGTTCGACCTGTCGGAGCTGACTCCCTCTAAAGCGCTCCAGCTGTGCACCCTGCTGCCCCCCGGCAGCGTCCGGGTGCTGGTGTGTGGGGGGGACGGCACCGTGGGCTGGGTGCTGGACGCCATCGACACCATGAAGCTGAAG GGCCAGGACCTGTTTATTCCCAGAGTGACCATCCTGCCCCTGGGGACAGGAAATGACCTGTCCAACACTCTGGGCTGGGGGGCCGGCTACGCTGGAGAGATCCCTGTGGAACAGGTTCTCCGTAACATCCTGGATGCTGAGGTGGTTAAAatggacag ATGGAAAGTGCAGGTGGCTTCAAAAGGCCTCTACTTCCGTAAACCAAAG GTTCTGTCCATGAACAACTACTTCTCTGTGGGGCCCGACGCTCTGATGGCGCTCAACTTCCACACACACCGCGAGAAAACGCCGTCCTTCTTCTCCAGCCGCATCATCAACAAG ACTGTGTATTTCCTGTATGGTACCAAAGATTGTTTAGTGCAGGAATGTAAGGATCTGGATAAGAGGATTGAG TTGGAGCTGGATGGAGAGAGGGTGGCGCTGCCCAGTCTGGAGGGAATCATCGTCTGTAACATTGGTTACTGGGGCGGAGGCTGCAGACTCTGGGAGGGTATGGGGGACGAACCCTGCCCCCCCACACG gCTGGACGACGGTCTGCTGGAGGTGGTGGGTGTGTTCGGCTCCTTCCACTGCGCTCAGATCCAGGTGAAGCTGGCCAATCCTGTACGGCTGGGACAGGCCCACACTGTCAGG CTGGTTCTCAAGAGCTCCAAGATGCCGATGCAGGTGGACGGGGAGCCGTGGGCCCAGGGCCCCTGCACCGTCACCATCACCCACAAGACCCAGGTCCTGATGCTGTACCACAGCTCCGAGCAGACGGACGACGACGAGGACGAGTCCAGCGCCTCGGAGACGGAGAGCCCCACCCCCCAAGACTCCCCCAGACCCCCGGGGCCCGCCTCCGCCCGGGCATGA